Proteins found in one Triticum aestivum cultivar Chinese Spring chromosome 4D, IWGSC CS RefSeq v2.1, whole genome shotgun sequence genomic segment:
- the LOC123097606 gene encoding mitochondrial import receptor subunit TOM40-1, translating to MGSAASAASDAAPPPPSPAQPHGAAPPYGVGLAGILPQKPDGDDKKEEKVDYLNLPCPVPYEEIQREALMSLKPELFEGLRFDFTKMLTQKFALSHSVLMGSLEVPSQSADVIKVPTSQYEFGANFLDPKLMLIGRLMTDGRLNARVKCDLTENLALKINAQLTSEPHYSQGMFNFDYKGTDYRAQFQIGNNAFYGANYIQSVTPNLSMGTEIFWLGQQRKSGIGFNSRYNTDKMVGTLQVASTGIVALSYVQKVSEKVSLATDFMYNHMSRDVTSSVGYDYILRQCRLRGKVDSNGVVAAYLEERLNMGVNFLLSAEIDHPKKNYKFGFGMTVGE from the exons ATGggatccgccgcctccgccgcctccgacgCAGCGCCGCCACCGCCTTCTCCAGCGCAACCACACGGGGCCGCGCCGCCGTATGGGGTTGGGCTCGCCGGCATCCTCCCTCAGAAGCCGGATGGGGATGATAAGAAGGAGGAGAAGGTGGACTACCTCAACCTCCCTTGCCCCGTGCCGTACGAGGAGATCCAGCGCGAGGCCCTCA TGTCTCTGAAGCCTGAACTTTTTGAAGGTTTGAGGTTTGACTTCACAAAGATGTTAACCCAGAAGTTCGCTCTTAGCCATAG TGTCCTTATGGGCTCCCTGGAAGTTCCGTCTCAGTCAGCTGATGTTATAAAAGTCCCAACATCACAGTATGAATTTGGTGCCAATTTTTTAGATCCAAAG TTAATGCTTATCGGAAGGTTGATGACTGATGGAAGGCTGAATGCTCGTGTGAAATGTGATCTGACAGAGAATCTCGCGCTGAAAATAAATGCACAG CTTACTAGTGAGCCTCATTACTCTCAAGGGATGTTCAACTTTGACTACAAG gGCACAGACTATCGAGCACAGTTTCAAATTGGAAACAATGCGTTCTATGGGGCAAATTATATCCAG AGTGTTACGCCAAATTTGTCGATGGGAACAGAGATATTCTGGCTTGGTCAGCAAAGGAAGTCAGGAATTGGATTTAATTCTCGCTACAATACAGATAAGATG GTGGGTACTCTACAGGTTGCTAGCACTGGTATTGTTGCGTTAAGTTATGTCCAGAAAGTTTCTGAAAAG GTATCTCTTGCTACTGACTTTATGTATAACCACATGTCCAGAGATGTGACTTCCAGCGTTGGTTACGATTATATCCTTAGGCAG TGCCGTCTAAGGGGCAAAGTTGACTCAAATGGTGTCGTTGCTGCATACTTGGAGGAGAGATTGAACATGGGTGTCAACTTTCTTCTGTCTGCAGAG ATTGACCATCCAAAGAAGAACTACAAGTTTGGTTTTGGAATGACTGTAGGAGAGTAG